A portion of the Anoxybacillus gonensis genome contains these proteins:
- a CDS encoding GerAB/ArcD/ProY family transporter — MNTVQMLFVLMLSIGLMNHVIIIPVLLEIAGRDAWISTVIGLVLLVMFLPLIYFPIKQSQQTHIFQWLKENIGAPMAYFIASVTCLYLLLISIVTLKDTTTFTTTSYLTGTPNWAIIVTLCIICFYNASIGLPSIAKTSGIILPFVVLFGIFVALATIPHKNYELLKPMLENGWMPIWKGVMYVATGYGEIVLLLFMQQQMKTDISFMKLVLFGLVAASLSIGPTIGAITEFGPTEASHLRYPAFEQWRMVNLGTYLEHFDFLSVYQWLAGAFIRISLATALIPELFDITNKASRRWILIFVYVVIFSAAMAPMSDDTFFHMLKKWLLPISFFFICFLSTLLCVLALAIRIKERRASA; from the coding sequence ATGAATACGGTGCAAATGTTATTCGTGTTAATGTTATCGATCGGTCTTATGAATCATGTTATCATCATTCCTGTTTTACTTGAAATTGCTGGGCGGGATGCGTGGATCTCGACCGTCATTGGGCTTGTGTTGCTTGTCATGTTTCTTCCTCTCATTTATTTTCCTATCAAACAATCACAACAAACGCACATCTTTCAATGGCTAAAAGAAAATATCGGTGCCCCAATGGCCTATTTTATCGCTTCTGTCACATGTTTATATTTACTTCTCATTAGTATTGTGACATTAAAAGATACAACAACGTTTACAACGACCTCATATTTAACGGGTACACCGAACTGGGCGATTATTGTAACACTTTGTATCATTTGTTTTTATAATGCTTCGATTGGCTTGCCATCGATCGCCAAAACGTCAGGTATTATTTTACCTTTCGTCGTATTGTTCGGTATATTTGTCGCTTTAGCGACGATCCCGCATAAAAATTATGAGCTGTTAAAACCGATGCTCGAAAACGGCTGGATGCCCATTTGGAAGGGAGTGATGTACGTCGCTACCGGATATGGTGAAATTGTTCTTTTACTGTTTATGCAACAACAAATGAAAACGGACATTTCTTTTATGAAACTCGTTTTATTCGGGCTTGTCGCTGCCAGTCTATCGATCGGACCGACAATTGGAGCCATTACAGAGTTTGGACCGACAGAAGCTAGTCATTTGCGTTATCCGGCTTTTGAGCAATGGAGAATGGTGAATTTAGGAACATATTTAGAGCATTTTGATTTTTTATCCGTGTATCAATGGCTAGCGGGCGCATTTATTCGCATTTCGCTTGCGACAGCGCTCATTCCAGAGCTATTTGACATAACAAATAAAGCCTCGCGACGTTGGATATTAATATTTGTATACGTTGTCATTTTCTCCGCCGCGATGGCACCGATGAGCGATGACACGTTTTTTCATATGTTAAAAAAATGGCTGCT
- a CDS encoding UDP-N-acetylmuramoyl-tripeptide--D-alanyl-D-alanine ligase, with product MIKRSLANIQTMIPNSTVDERFASVVIHGVSTDTRTIEQGNLYVPLKGATFNGHQFVMQAFEKGAAAALWSTNEPNAPKDVPLIFVDDSLVALQQLAHAYRKQLRTRMIGVTGSNGKTTTKDMIASLLGTVYRVQKTEGNLNNHIGVPLTLLRLKEETEYAVVEMGMSGFGEIELLSTIVEPDVAIITNIGESHLQELGSREGIATAKFEIVKGLKRDGLFIYHGDEPLLQTRVESANLSHVQTFGMTSANDYYPTDIRIQADGTTFTINHWPNEVFHMPLLGRHHVMNALAAMAVARFASVDVTDMKKGFSRLSVTKMRTEVIKRHDGVTIINDAYNASPTSMRAALQLLAQLTQYRKKIAVVGDMLELGEQEMAFHEQIGEMIDPQKIDYVLTYGERAKAIAERASKRFSEGRVRSYTNKAQLAADLQAMMGAGDVILLKASRGMKLEEIISLLNE from the coding sequence ATGATTAAACGTTCATTAGCTAATATTCAAACAATGATTCCGAACAGCACGGTGGATGAGCGCTTTGCTTCCGTTGTCATTCACGGTGTGTCGACAGATACGCGTACAATTGAGCAAGGAAATTTGTACGTTCCGCTAAAAGGAGCGACATTTAACGGTCATCAATTCGTCATGCAGGCGTTTGAAAAAGGCGCAGCGGCTGCGCTATGGAGTACAAATGAGCCAAATGCTCCGAAAGATGTGCCGCTCATTTTTGTTGATGATTCGCTCGTTGCATTGCAACAGCTAGCTCATGCGTATCGAAAACAACTTCGCACACGCATGATCGGTGTGACAGGGAGCAATGGAAAAACGACGACAAAAGATATGATCGCCTCTTTGCTTGGAACGGTATATCGTGTGCAAAAGACGGAAGGGAATTTAAATAATCATATTGGTGTGCCGCTAACGCTTCTCCGCCTCAAAGAAGAAACAGAATATGCAGTCGTTGAAATGGGGATGAGTGGGTTTGGAGAGATTGAATTACTCTCTACCATAGTTGAACCAGATGTGGCGATTATTACAAATATTGGTGAATCGCATTTACAAGAGCTCGGTTCGCGTGAAGGAATTGCAACAGCGAAGTTTGAAATTGTAAAAGGCCTAAAACGTGACGGACTGTTTATTTATCACGGAGATGAACCGTTATTGCAAACGCGTGTGGAAAGCGCTAATCTTTCGCATGTTCAAACGTTCGGCATGACATCAGCAAACGATTATTATCCAACGGATATTCGTATTCAAGCGGACGGAACGACGTTTACAATAAATCATTGGCCAAACGAAGTGTTTCATATGCCGCTTCTTGGCCGACACCATGTCATGAACGCTCTTGCAGCCATGGCAGTCGCTCGTTTCGCTTCTGTTGATGTGACCGATATGAAGAAAGGATTTTCACGTTTATCTGTTACAAAAATGCGCACAGAAGTCATCAAACGCCATGACGGAGTGACGATCATTAACGATGCATATAACGCAAGTCCGACGTCGATGCGAGCGGCGCTTCAGTTGCTCGCACAATTGACACAATATCGTAAAAAAATTGCCGTTGTCGGCGATATGCTTGAATTAGGTGAACAAGAAATGGCTTTCCACGAACAAATTGGCGAGATGATCGATCCGCAAAAAATAGATTATGTACTTACGTACGGAGAGCGTGCCAAAGCGATCGCTGAACGAGCAAGCAAGCGGTTTAGCGAAGGACGTGTTCGTTCGTATACAAATAAGGCGCAATTAGCTGCAGACTTACAAGCGATGATGGGAGCGGGCGATGTTATTTTATTAAAAGCATCTCGCGGTATGAAGTTAGAGGAAATCATTTCTTTGTTAAATGAGTAA
- a CDS encoding D-alanine--D-alanine ligase — MKMTLGVLYGGKSPEHKVSLQTARSVINAINKEKFRVVPIYITTNGEWLRGEAIEGEVQHVKQLAFQQGLPALASIANRSEKKEERIDVIFPLLHGPNGEDGTVQGMLELLNVPYVGNGVLASAVGMDKVVMKQLFAQAGLKQARYVFFLKKEWEKHEENVYETVERELGYPCFVKPANAGSSVGISKCKNREQLQVAFQEAFRYDRKVIVEEAIVGREVEIGVIGNDEPICSVVGEIVPKKEFYDYEAKYVDGNTELVIPANITDKEYETMKQMALTAFKVLDLAGLVRADFFLTADGEAYINEVNTMPGFTPFSMFPLLWKHTGVSYEELIERLIQLAIERYEEKQNITYVF, encoded by the coding sequence ATGAAAATGACGTTAGGTGTATTATACGGCGGCAAATCGCCTGAACATAAAGTATCATTACAAACGGCACGTTCGGTCATTAATGCCATAAATAAAGAAAAGTTTCGTGTCGTCCCCATTTACATTACGACCAATGGAGAATGGCTGCGTGGGGAAGCGATTGAAGGGGAAGTGCAACATGTGAAGCAGCTTGCTTTTCAACAAGGTTTACCAGCGCTTGCGTCTATTGCAAATCGTTCGGAAAAAAAAGAAGAGCGCATTGATGTTATTTTCCCTCTTTTACACGGGCCGAACGGAGAAGATGGAACGGTGCAAGGGATGTTAGAATTATTAAACGTACCGTATGTTGGGAACGGTGTGTTAGCATCAGCTGTCGGTATGGATAAGGTTGTTATGAAACAACTGTTTGCGCAAGCGGGATTAAAACAAGCACGTTACGTCTTTTTCTTGAAAAAAGAATGGGAAAAACATGAAGAAAACGTATATGAAACAGTAGAACGTGAGCTTGGCTATCCGTGTTTTGTCAAACCAGCCAATGCTGGTTCGAGCGTAGGAATAAGTAAATGTAAAAACCGTGAGCAGCTACAAGTGGCATTCCAAGAGGCGTTTCGTTACGATCGAAAAGTAATCGTCGAAGAAGCGATTGTTGGCCGTGAAGTAGAAATTGGGGTGATCGGAAACGATGAGCCAATTTGCTCTGTTGTTGGGGAAATTGTGCCGAAAAAAGAATTTTACGATTACGAAGCAAAATATGTCGATGGAAATACAGAATTAGTTATTCCAGCGAACATTACAGATAAAGAATACGAAACGATGAAACAAATGGCGCTTACCGCTTTTAAAGTGCTCGATTTAGCTGGATTAGTCCGCGCCGACTTTTTCTTGACGGCAGATGGGGAGGCGTATATTAACGAAGTCAATACGATGCCAGGCTTCACCCCATTTAGCATGTTCCCGCTTTTATGGAAACATACTGGCGTATCGTACGAGGAGTTAATTGAACGCCTTATTCAACTAGCGATTGAGCGATATGAAGAAAAACAAAACATTACGTATGTGTTTTAA